From Streptomyces sp. 6-11-2, one genomic window encodes:
- a CDS encoding alpha/beta hydrolase: MVPGIGTKTGRRRRALLALLVMAAVVVPLSAAARPRIPAPAPAVLAPLTRTTLDAAYGANRADAARASGMAAAHGDTHRAAVDHALASPSRHLLSFDGRGSGRVTEVFGDLAHADRTAVLVPGSDTSLDTYDRFRKGALALYQELGRETAAGPRPAVVAWLGYETPGTVSTSVLTAGRAEQAAPHLRELIRDLRAVAGRAPHITLVCHSYGSVVCGRAAAGLDVNDIALIGSPGTGADSASALNTRARVWAARGTGDWVANVPHVHADLFGTTVGLGTDPMDPAFGARRFTAGSGGHSAYFAPGSPSLTNLARIVLGATNEVQGD; encoded by the coding sequence ATGGTGCCGGGGATCGGGACCAAGACCGGTCGGCGGCGGCGGGCCCTGCTCGCCCTCCTCGTCATGGCCGCCGTGGTGGTGCCTCTGTCGGCCGCGGCCCGCCCCCGGATCCCCGCGCCCGCCCCGGCGGTGCTCGCGCCCCTGACCCGGACCACCCTCGACGCGGCCTACGGGGCGAACCGCGCCGACGCGGCCCGCGCCTCCGGCATGGCCGCGGCGCACGGCGACACCCACCGCGCGGCCGTGGACCACGCGCTGGCGTCCCCCTCCCGCCATCTGCTCTCCTTCGACGGCCGCGGTTCCGGCCGCGTGACGGAGGTGTTCGGCGACTTGGCGCACGCCGACCGCACAGCGGTCCTCGTCCCCGGTTCCGACACCTCCCTGGACACCTACGACCGCTTCCGGAAGGGCGCACTCGCCCTCTACCAGGAACTCGGCCGCGAGACCGCGGCCGGTCCGCGCCCAGCGGTCGTCGCCTGGCTCGGCTACGAGACGCCGGGCACGGTGAGCACCTCGGTGCTCACCGCGGGCCGCGCCGAACAGGCGGCCCCGCACCTGCGGGAGCTGATACGCGACCTGCGTGCCGTGGCGGGGCGGGCCCCGCACATCACCCTGGTGTGCCACTCCTACGGCTCGGTGGTGTGCGGGCGCGCCGCGGCAGGCCTGGACGTGAACGACATCGCCCTCATCGGCAGCCCCGGCACCGGCGCGGACTCCGCGTCCGCGCTGAACACCCGGGCCCGGGTCTGGGCGGCCCGCGGCACCGGCGACTGGGTGGCGAACGTGCCGCACGTCCACGCCGACCTCTTCGGCACAACCGTCGGCCTGGGCACCGACCCCATGGACCCCGCCTTCGGCGCCCGCCGGTTCACGGCCGGAAGCGGCGGCCACAGCGCCTACTTCGCGCCCGGCTCCCCGTCACTGACCAACCTGGCCCGGATCGTCCTGGGCGCCACGAACGAGGTGCAAGGTGACTGA
- a CDS encoding acyltransferase, whose translation MTDRLTPVLTRVRASADRLHIQTPPHRDRAVDALRAVAILGVVLGHWLVTALVADTRTQSHPTLRTASPLHYLPALAPISWVFQTLAVFFLVGGHVATRGHLSARARGTSYPRWLRARLSRLFRPVAAVLALWTVTAAALLLTGADPDTVRTLVKLALSPLWFLLVFALLTAATPLLTRLSPLWPLAVVLHVDLLRFGLGAPSWLGWLNLPAGWLVPYTLGAAWTRGELDRRRAGWILLTCGATATAALVAWAGYPASMVGIPGAAVSNLNPPTLAAVTFGLAQCGLALLLRERLRRAMCRPLAWAAVALVNLSAMTIFLWHQTALMATTAMGLFAGRVPGLHTPPDDLGWVAARLAWLPVFALALTVCWAAFRTCEQGGGRRRSRVVRSHRPGAAHTPDPKVGA comes from the coding sequence GTGACTGACCGCCTCACACCGGTACTCACCCGCGTACGAGCCTCCGCCGACCGCCTTCACATCCAGACCCCACCGCACCGGGACCGGGCGGTGGACGCCCTGCGCGCCGTCGCCATCCTCGGCGTGGTCCTGGGGCACTGGCTGGTCACGGCCCTGGTCGCGGACACCCGCACCCAGTCCCACCCCACCCTGCGCACCGCGAGCCCCCTCCACTACCTGCCCGCCCTGGCCCCGATCTCCTGGGTGTTCCAGACCCTCGCCGTGTTCTTCCTCGTCGGCGGGCACGTCGCCACCCGCGGCCACCTTTCGGCCCGCGCCCGCGGGACCAGCTACCCGCGGTGGCTCCGCGCCCGCCTGTCCCGGCTGTTCAGGCCGGTCGCGGCCGTACTGGCCCTCTGGACGGTCACCGCCGCCGCCCTCCTCCTGACCGGTGCGGACCCCGACACGGTCCGCACCCTCGTGAAGCTGGCTCTGTCCCCCTTGTGGTTCCTCCTGGTCTTCGCCCTGCTGACGGCGGCGACCCCCCTGCTCACCCGGCTCAGTCCCCTGTGGCCCCTGGCCGTCGTTTTGCACGTGGACCTCCTTCGCTTCGGCCTCGGCGCCCCCTCCTGGCTCGGCTGGCTGAACCTGCCGGCAGGCTGGCTCGTGCCGTACACCCTGGGCGCGGCGTGGACCCGCGGTGAGCTGGACCGCCGCCGCGCGGGCTGGATCCTGCTGACCTGCGGCGCGACGGCGACCGCGGCCCTCGTCGCCTGGGCGGGCTACCCGGCGTCGATGGTCGGCATCCCGGGGGCCGCGGTCTCCAACCTCAACCCGCCGACCCTGGCGGCCGTCACCTTCGGCCTGGCCCAGTGCGGCCTGGCCCTGCTCCTGCGCGAGCGGCTGCGCCGCGCGATGTGCCGCCCGCTCGCCTGGGCGGCGGTGGCGCTGGTCAACCTCTCCGCGATGACAATCTTCCTCTGGCATCAGACGGCCCTGATGGCGACCACCGCCATGGGCCTGTTCGCCGGCCGCGTCCCGGGTCTGCACACGCCCCCCGACGACCTCGGCTGGGTGGCGGCCCGGCTGGCCTGGCTCCCGGTCTTCGCTCTCGCCCTGACCGTCTGCTGGGCCGCTTTCCGCACCTGTGAGCAGGGCGGTGGCCGGCGCCGTTCCCGGGTGGTCCGGTCCCATCGCCCCGGGGCGGCCCACACGCCAGACCCTAAAGTGGGCGCGTGA